The Polyangium mundeleinium genome contains the following window.
GCCGGATGAAGATGGGTATGCGCTGATTCGAAAGATCCGGGCGCTGCCCGTCGATCAGGGCGGTCGAACGCCCGCGGCCGCGCTGACCGCCTACGCCGACCCGGACACGCGCGAACAGACGTTATCGGCGGGATACCAGGTGCACATCGCCAAGCCCGTCCACCCCACCTCGTTCAAGGAAACGGTCGCCAGGCTCGTTGTCCGTTCCCCCGACGGCCGCGCCTCCGGGTATCAATAATCGAAGAGGACGAGATCCACGCCGAGCTCGCGGGTCTTCGCCACCCAGCCCGTCAGCGCCTCGATGAAATCGGCGCCCTCGCCGTCGTAGGCGTCGGGGATCTTGGCGGCGAGCGCCGCGAGCCGGTCCCGGGGGATGAGGGTCAAAAGCGGGTACTCCGGGGTGTTGGGGATGGGAACAAACCAGGTTTCGTCGGGGTAGTTGAGGTCCGGGCTGTCGACGTCGTCGATGCCATAGATCGTCTTCATGCTGCGGACCTCGCCCGGAAGCCGGGTCCCCAGCGTGTGCATCAGCGCCACCACCGCGTAGCCGTACCGCGACGGAGGGCGATCGCCGAGGGCGCCGGCGAGGACCTCGTCGAGCGCGCCCGCGCTCGGATCGTCGATCGTCGCGAGATACTTGCTGTATTGCGCCGCGAGGACGCGCGCGCGGAGGCTCGCGTCGTTCGAGCCCCATGCCGCCTTCACCCGATCGATGTCGACGGCGACCGCCGTGGTGTTGCTTCCCATGCACGGCACATAACACGACGGGGGGGCGGATGTGCCATCCTCGCCGTCGTGCTCTCGCTCTTCCGCGCGCTCCTCCAGTACCTCCGCGTCGTGCTCCTCCCGCCTCCCGCGCCGCCTGCACCGCCGGCACCGCCTGCGCCGCCGGCACCGCCCGCGCCCGTGGGCGGCTATCGAACCTCCGCGCGTTCCCCCGACGAGCCTTCGCCCTGGCCCAGGGACGAAACACCGTCGACGGCGCGGCGCTTCAGCGCGGTCCTCCGCGCGTTCCACGCGTCCGGCGGGCAGCCGAGGCGCGGGACACGGATTGCGCGCGTCGACCCGCCGGGATTGCTGGAGGGATGGAGCATCACGAGCGTGCACGAGTATTTCTGGCAGTATCAGTGGTTCAGCGTGCTCTTCTTCCATCGAGGCCCCGAGCGGTATGTCTACGTCCCCGCGGATTGGGTCGAGAGGTTGCCCGTGGATCTCGCCACCCTGAGAGACGAGATGACCTGGCTGCGCACGCAGAGCGCCCCGGCGACGGCGACGACGACGCTGGGACGAAATCGCCTCCTCGGCTGCGCGCTGCGAGGCGAGCCCGGGGAGCATGCCTGGAGCGACGTGGTGCGCGGCGCGCGGGGGGAAACGAGCGTGGCCGATTGTGTTGATTTCGCGCCGCTCCTGCGCGACGACCTCGTCAGGGCCGCGGACACGGGGCGCATGGCCGAGGCCTTCGCGCTCCTCGATGTGCTCGCCAGGTTCGGGGGCATCGGCAGCGCGTCGGCGGATCTCCCCCGCGTCTTCGCGGGCGCCGAGGCGGAGGCGCTGCTCGTGGAGCGGCTCGGGCCCGGGGCGCGCGAGGACGTTTGCCGCGAGCTGTCCCCGGGCGCGCCCGGGGCGCAGCCTGCCGACGGGAATCGGGTCTTCGCGGCGCTCCTCGATCGGCACGTGGACTTCGACGAGAGCAGCGGTTCCCACGCCGATCTGGCCATCGGACGGCTCTTGCTCTCCGCGGAGGGGGACACGTGGAGCTACGAGCACGAGATCCTCTGGTCCGAGACCAGGGAAGGATCGCCCTATAGCTGAGCTTGACGTGACGCTCCGCAGCGTCGCAGGTTCAGACGTCGACGGTCTTCCATTGCACGCCCTTGATGTAGGTCGTCACCAGCAGAAATCGCCCGATCCCCAGCACCATGGCCGCGTCCACCTGGCCGAACTTCTGATCCTTGATCATACCTTCGAGCTTCTGGCGCAGCTTCCCCGCGCCGACCCTGCCCTTGCTGGCCTCGGCGATCGTCTCGGCCGGCTCCTGCTTCGATTCGAACATTTCGCCGAGACGCCCGGCCTTCGCCTCGTCCACGACGCCGGTGCCCTTCTCGATGCCGTCGAGGTACGCGATGAGGGCGGCGTACTTTTCGATCGTCGCCAGAGCACGGAGGGCCGCCTGGCTGGGGGCCTCGGGATCCAGCTCGAACCCGAACGCGCTGTAGTACCCGATGAGACCCACGGTGTTGGCGGTCAGCGTCACCCGCTGCGCATTTTCAGCGGCCCAGGAGAACAGGCTGCCGAGCGGACGCATGTTCACGCGCCTCCTGTACATCTGCCGGAGGCTCTCTTTCTCGTTCGTTCGGAGCCATTCGAAGAACTCGAGGTCGTCTCTTTCGTCCAGAATCTTGGCGTCGCTCACCTTCGTCGGGTTCCCCACGACCTCGGAGACGTCCATGGTGCTCCCGTTGAAGCGGACCTTCCCGAGCATGTACACGGTGCCCGAAGTGTGGAAGACGCTCACGAGGAGGTCCTGCTTCGTCCTCTTCTCGATCGCGGTGTTGAGCCCCTTCCAGTTGCTTAACCACGCGGCCGTCATCCCGTCCTTGCTGCCTTGCTGCTCGACGGTCTTCAGCCAGCTCGACATCGTGGCCCTGAACTTGACGAGCGCGTCTTCGTTGATGATCGCGATATAGATCATGGTCGCTCCCCTGGATGTGCGCACACCGACAAGAGAGACCATGAATACAGCAAGGACGCGGCACACGACAACCCGCGATACGTCCTCGCGTGTTCTTTGCTGCGCTGCATTGTGCGCGCGCCTGAGGTCGCGGCCACGATGCATCCGGCCATGCGCAGCCACGAGGGGTTCGCACCACGTGCCTCGGCCGCGGCTGCGTTCACGCAAATCGGTCGCGAGCACCTGCACGGTCGTCCTTGCATCGGCGCGAAGGCGTCCGTGCCATGGGCACAGCGTGGGATGCACCGGCGCAAAGGGGGCTGGGACGCCGTCCTCGCCGCGCTTGCGTCGATGCAAGCGCCGACAGGAACACGTCACGGCGACGCTTGCGCGCACGCAAGCGCTCTCGCGCCGCGGGCGTGACGTCCCTTGAACCCGTGCAAGGCACGCCGCGCAGATCGCTCGGAGCGCCTTGCACGCGTGCAACACCCACCGAGCCACCGCCACCGGACGCTTTGCGCGCACGCAAGGCGCGTCGCGCGCCCCCACCGGAAGACGTTGCGCGCTCTTGGGGCCCGTTCCCACGAGGGCTCCTTTCGCGCGGCATGGCCGCCTCCCACGAGATCGAGCGTCCACGGACGGCTCCGCGCCGGACATCCCGCCGATCCCACGGGACCGCCAAGAACATGTTTACACGCCCTCGCCATTCGCGGATAATCGCCCAATGGGTCAAGCCAAAATCCAGGTCTTTTACCCGATCACGCGGGGGCGCGTCGTGCTCAGGACGGAATTCGACTGGAATCGGTCCGTCGAGCCGAAGTACGTCAGCGACGATCACACGATCACCGAGTTCGAGATCGAATCCGACCAGAAGTACTTCTACTTCAAGCCATGCCTCGAAGGCGACGGCGGGCTCACCTGGTCGCAGGGGGACAACTACCTCGCCACCACGGCCGACACCTCGATTCGCCGGTGTTATCCGCACTTCTTCTGCTCCGCGCAGGGCACGTTCTCCCCGGTCGTTCGCGTGCCGGAGGGCGACACCGAGGCGAACCACCTCATCCGGGTCTACATCCCCCCGGGGTACGACGAGAACACGGTGAAGCGGTATCCCGTGCTTTACATGCACGACGGGACGAACCTCTTCTTCGGCGACGAGGCCTTCGGCGGCAACGAGTGGCGCGTCGACGAGAACGTCGAGCTGCTCCATTCGATGAACCTCATCGACAAGGTCATCGTCGTCGGCATCTACGCGAAGGACCGGATGTACGAGTACACGAAGCCGGGCTACGAGCGGTACGGCGATTTCATGGTGAACCAGCTGAAGCCCTTCATCGACGCGCGCCTCCGCACCCTGACCGATCCGCAAAACACGGCCGTCATGGGCTCTTCGCTCGGCGGCGTGGTCTCGTTTTTCCTCGGGTGGCATTACCCGCACGTCTTCGGCAAGGCCGCCTGCCTGTCGAGCACGTTTGGCTACCAGGACGACCTCATGGAGCGCGTGGCGTCCGAGCCCAAGCGGAACGTGCGTTTCTACATCGACAGCGGCTGGCCACGCGACAACTACGAGCGCACCACGGCCATGCGGGATCAGCTCCTCGCGAAGGGCTTCGAGTTCGGCAAGGACCTGCTCTACTTCGCCTTCCCCGGCGCCCTCCACAACGAAGACTCGTGGGCCGCGCGCAGCCACGTCCCGTTCCAATATTTCTTCGGCAAGGCCGCGCGAATCTGACACGCGCAGCTCCCCGCCCCGCCCGCTCGTCCCTCAGGAACCACGGCGCACGTCTTGCTCCGACGTGTCGCCATGCCATTCGGATTCCTCCTCGTCATGTTGCTGATCGTCGCGGCGCTCGTCGTGGGCATCTGGGCGACGTTCAGCGTGTTCGGCGTGCTCGTCACCCTGGCCATTGCCGCGGTCGTCGGCTGGATCGCCGATCAAATCGTGCCCGGCCGCCTGCCGTACGGCTGGGCGGGCGCGATGGTGGCGGGCCTGCTCGGGAGCTGGGTCGGCTCCCTGCTCTTCGGCCACGTGGGCCCCACGGTCGCGCGGATCCCCATCATCCCAGGGATCCTGGGCGCGGTGCTCGTGGCGCTCGTGGTGCAGTTCCTCATGAAGCGCGGCATCGGCCCCCGCCC
Protein-coding sequences here:
- a CDS encoding GlsB/YeaQ/YmgE family stress response membrane protein, with protein sequence MPFGFLLVMLLIVAALVVGIWATFSVFGVLVTLAIAAVVGWIADQIVPGRLPYGWAGAMVAGLLGSWVGSLLFGHVGPTVARIPIIPGILGAVLVALVVQFLMKRGIGPRPRGPETRA
- a CDS encoding alpha/beta hydrolase gives rise to the protein MGQAKIQVFYPITRGRVVLRTEFDWNRSVEPKYVSDDHTITEFEIESDQKYFYFKPCLEGDGGLTWSQGDNYLATTADTSIRRCYPHFFCSAQGTFSPVVRVPEGDTEANHLIRVYIPPGYDENTVKRYPVLYMHDGTNLFFGDEAFGGNEWRVDENVELLHSMNLIDKVIVVGIYAKDRMYEYTKPGYERYGDFMVNQLKPFIDARLRTLTDPQNTAVMGSSLGGVVSFFLGWHYPHVFGKAACLSSTFGYQDDLMERVASEPKRNVRFYIDSGWPRDNYERTTAMRDQLLAKGFEFGKDLLYFAFPGALHNEDSWAARSHVPFQYFFGKAARI
- a CDS encoding DUF7691 family protein; this encodes MGSNTTAVAVDIDRVKAAWGSNDASLRARVLAAQYSKYLATIDDPSAGALDEVLAGALGDRPPSRYGYAVVALMHTLGTRLPGEVRSMKTIYGIDDVDSPDLNYPDETWFVPIPNTPEYPLLTLIPRDRLAALAAKIPDAYDGEGADFIEALTGWVAKTRELGVDLVLFDY